The Rahnella aquatilis CIP 78.65 = ATCC 33071 genomic sequence CCCTGACCGTCGGGCAAATAGTTATCCAGCAAGATCAGCCGTGGCTGATGCTGCCGCAGCAGGGAACGCGCCTGTTCCAGCGTGGCCGCAATACCGACCACGCGCAGATTGAAATTTTGCTCGATAAAGTCACGATGCAGACCGGCCAGATGCGGCTCATCTTCCACAATCACGACATCGAGTGCGCTGCTGTTATTCATGGTTCTGTCCTGTTGAGGCTTCCGCCGGGTACGGGATAAAGACTGAAAATATCGTACCTTGCGGCGTGTTGTCTGAGATTTCGATGCTGCCACCCGCCTGACGGACATAACCGGCCACCAGATACAGGCCGATACCGTGTTCTGCGCCTGTGGCGTCCTGCCCGCTGGAAGGCTTGCTGGTGACGCCTTGTTCAAACAGGTGCGGCTTAAGTTCGTCTTCCACACCGCTGCCCTGATCGGCGACTTCAATCAGCAGCTCACGGTTCCTGTCGGAAATATACAATTCGACCGGTGCCGGTGGCGTCAGTGCTTTCAGCGTGGCATCCACGGCGTTATCCAGCAAATTACCCATCACTGACATCAGTTCGGTTTCACTGATGGTCGCCGGAATGCGGGTTAGCTGACAAGCGGGGTCGAAACTCAGCCCGACACCTTTTTCGCGCGCGCTGACGTATTTTCCCAGCAGCAGGCCGCACAGCGCCGGCGAGGTAAAGCGCGCCGAGACGAAATCCAGTACCGCCTGCGCGCCTTGCGACTGTGCCTGAATATAGTGCATGGCGTCGTCGTAACGCTGCATTTGCAGCAAGCCTGCCAGCGTAGCGGTCCAGTTCAGTTGTTCATGGCGCATGATGCGCAGATTATCGGCGTAGCGTTTCACCTGACTCAGCTGGCTGCTCAGTGTATTAATGTCGTTTTTATCGCGGAAACTGAATACCCAGCCACTTTCTGCACCGGGTTCAAGTTCGATTGGCACACGATTGACGATCACCTGGCGCTGATTAAGTACCGTAATCTGATCATGCTGGCTGTTATTTTCACTGACCCCGCTTTGCGTAAAAAATGCGGGTGGCGTATGCAGTACCTCCGCCAGCGGTTTCCCCAGCAATTCGTTTTCGGGCTGGCGGATATCCAGTAACTCGCGTGCGGCACGGTTAATCAAAATCAGCTGTTTTTCAGCGTTAACAGCAAATACGCCCTCATACATGGCTTCCAGCAACGCTTTTTGCTGGCGAACCAGCAGGGCGATAGCTTTGGGCTCCAGCCAGAACATCTGTTTTTTAACGTTGCGGGTAAACATCCATGAAAAAATAAACAGCAGTAATAAAAGCAGCAAACCGTATAAACCGGCCTGCGCCAGACGGCGGCCATTAATATTATCGATGTAAGACGTGAGATAACCGACCGAGACAATACCGATCACCTGATTATTCGCATCCAGAATCGGGGCTTTGCTGCGCAAGGAAACGCCAATGCCGCCCTGACGCACAGAAATAATGGTTTTACCGGCCAGCACACCGGCGTTATCACCGCCAATCATCGGCAGGTCTATGCGCTCCGGCGATTCGGAATGATAAAGATGCAGCTCGCGGGTATCGCCGATAACGATATAACTGGCGTCACTTTTATCGCGTAATGGCTGGATAAGTTGTGCGATACCGGGGATATCCCGCGTCTTAACTTTCTGCGCCAGCCCCGGCATCAGCGCGATCTCGCTGGCCTGAACCCGCGCTCGCTGACCGAGATCATGATGCAACTGGCGGTCGATAATATGAAATAAAATAGCCCCGAGCAGTGCCAGCAACACGCAGGAAAATACCACCAGAGATAAAAATAGTTTTACCTGAAAAGGTAATCTGAATTTCATACGACCTGCTGCAAGGCGAACCTGAGATAGACATTCAATAAGCCTATCACGGCGAAATGTGAGTCGTAATCGCAGAGAATCGGAGTTGTGAACAGAAGATTAAAATAATGATTATTTCACACAGTAATAACAGGGTTAATAGCGGTATTTACTACTAATCTTATAATCCTTATAAATCAGGGTGCATTAACACCATAAACACCATAACAACCTTTATCCCTGCGATTTTAATTTGAACAACCTCACATCCGGCTGACCGGCTGTTTTCATATGCTCAGACCCTCAATAAGAAAAGTATTCAGAAAAAAGAGGCAATGTCATGAGCACAACCGACGATTCCTACATCGCTGTCAAAGAAACGAAAACCTCCGGCCTTTCAGCCAGACAAAAATGGTGGCACATTCTGGATAACTACAAGATAGGTATTATCCCGCTGCCCTTTTTCCTGCTGGCGGGGGTGCTGATCCTGCTTGACTGCCTGAACGGCAAGTTGCCGGGTGATATCGTGGTGATGGTCGCCACGCTGGCCTTCTTTGGTTTTGCCTGCGGTGAATTCGGGAAACGCTTACCGGTGGTGGGTAAACTGGGGGCCGCGGCGATTTGTGCCACTTTTATTCCTTCGGCGATGGTGCATTACGGCCTGCTGCCGGATGTTGTTGTTGATTCCACAGTCAAATTCTATAAATCCACCAATATTCTCTACCTTTATATCTGCTGCATTATTGTCGGCAGCATTATGAGCATGAACCGTCAGGTGCTGATCCAGGGCTTTATGCGTATTTTCGTACCGATGCTGTGCGGGGAAGTGGTCGGCATGATTGCCGGTATGGCGATGGGCACTGTGTTAGGTTTACCGCCAATGCAAACCTTCTTCTTCCTGATCCTGCCGATCATGGCTGGCGGTGTAGGGGAAGGTGCGATCCCGCTGTCGATGGGTTACGCGACCATTCTGCATATGGAGCAGGGCGTGGCGCTTGGGCGCATTCTGCCGATTGTGATGCTTGGCGGTCTGACGGCTATCGTGCTGGCGGGCGTACTGAACCAGCTTGGAAAACGTTATCCACATCTGACGGGCGAAGGCCAGCTCATGCCGTCGAAAAAAGGCCAGATGGGCAGTGGCACCGATGAATTTGAGGGCAATCCGGGCGTCAACGCGCTGGCCTGTGGGGCACTGCTGGCGATCCTGCTGTACATGGTCGGCATGCTGGGTCAGAAATGGATCGGCCTGCCGGCGCCGGTCGGCATGCTGTTTGCGGCGGTACTGGTGAAACTGGCGAACGGCGTCTCGCCGACCATCCAGCACGGTTCAATGACGGTGTATAAATTCTTCCGTACGGCGGTAACTTATCCGGTGTTGTTCGCGGTGGGTGTAGCGATCACGCCGTGGCAGGAACTGATCAACGCTTTCACCCTTCAGAACCTGCTGGTCATTGTGACCACGGTGATGGCGCTGGTGGGCACCGGTTTTTATGTGGGTAAGAAAATTGGTATGCACCCTATCGATGTGGCGATTGTCTCCTGCTGCCAGAGCGGGCAGGGCGGCACTGGCGACGTGGCGATTCTGACATCCGGCAACCGCATGACGCTGATGCCTTTCGCGCAAATCGCTACCCGTATCGGCGGTGCCATCAACGTTTCTGTCGGTCTGTTTGTTCTGGCGAAGTTCTTCTCATAACATCTTCACCCACCCCTTCAGCCTGAGGGGGGGGGGTCCTGAGAAAAAATCCCCAGTCCAATTTTGGACTCAATTCAACCTGCTTATTTATTGTTCAGCGGTTATTATTTGCGCACTCAGAGACGAGTCACCCGCCCCGTGAGCAGGTTCCCACGTAAGGAAGAGCACTATTTTTTGACCAAAGAATCCACGCATGTTCCGTATTAAATCGCTTGTTTCTGCTTTACTACTTCTCGTTACCGGTTTGTTTAGCATCCAGTCCTTTGCTTTTGATATGCCAAAAGAATTTGAGTCTATGGACAGCTATAAATTTTTTCATGGCGAACTTTTTAATGAAAAAGGATCCCCCGTGACTGCGGTCAATGCGGGCAACTCAGAAAATATTAAAAGCGCCCTGCTGGCTGAATATCCACGCTGGAAAGGGACACATTACCGCTGGGGCGGAACCACACACAAAGGCGTCGATTGCTCGGCGCTGATGCAGCATCTCTTCAGGGATTCTCTGCAAACACGTCTGCCAAGAACCACCTTTCAGCAAATCAGGAACGGCAGAAAGGTGAGTAAAAATAACCTGAAACCGGGAGATTTAGTGTTTTTCAAAACGTCGCCGGGCGATCGTCATGTCGGCGTGTATGTCGGGGATCATCAGTTCATTCATGCCTCGAAAATTGAAGGCGTTACTATTTCATCACTGGATAATCAGTATTGGGTTGATCATTACGAAACAGCACGCCGCCTGACATTCATCAGTTGATCAGTCGACGTTTTAATAAATTTTTTTAATGTTATGAATTTGCAGAATTATATTTCCGATTAACGAATGCTTTAGTCATTATTAATTAGAAAGATTGTTATTAGTTGTGGATAATCGTTTTTCATTTTTTATTTAAAATAATATTTCAGGTTAGGTTTTTTATGCATTCAGTTATTAATCGCCGTATCACCAAAACGCTTGCGTTGGTTATTCTTGCCGGGGGATTGCTCTCCGGATGTGATTCGAAAACTGTCGGGGATAAAGAAGTGAAATTCGTAAATATTGAACAAGTCGTCAATGAATCAGGTCTTGCCGCCCAACAAAAAACGCATCTCGAAGCTGTTTATAAGAGCCTTCAGGGTACGGCTAAACAAGCGGAAGAAATCTATAAAACCATGACGCCGGAAAAGGCAGCACAGGTTCGTCAGGCTGATACTAAAGCTCTGAATGCCCAATGGCAGGTACAGATGCAAGCGGCGCGTCAGGTTGTTGCAGATCAGATTAAAAAGTCGGCGGAACAATACCGGGTTGCTCACAAGATTGGAGCAATCTTGCCTGTCCAAACGACGGTAAGTTATGCGAAAGATCTGGATATCAGTACAGAACTGGCGGCTCAGCTGAAGACTGAAAAAGTAACTTTTGGCGAATTGCCTAAATTAACGCCGAAAATGGCACCACAACCGGCGGCTAAAACCCCAGAAGCCAAAAAATAATTTCCCTGTTATTTGCTTTACCCGTATTCATTTAACACCTTCTCAGTATCTGAATTAACGTTTTAATGTAGCGTTAATTCAGAATGCTGATCTCTATAAAACTACTTATCTGACGAAGCCTGCCAAAGATTCAGCTGACCATCTGCCACATGCTTATCAATCGCCGTCAGCTCTTCAGCGGTGAAGCGCAGATTCTCCAGTGCTTTCACGTTTTCATCCAGTTGCTCCGGACGACTCGCCCCAATCAGCACCGACGTCACGCGATCGTCTTTCAGCAGCCAGCTCAGCGCCATCTGCGCCATGGTCTGTCCGCGCTGTTGTGCCATGTCATTGAGTAATCGCAGGCTGTTCAGGTTGTCCTCTGACAGCATTTTGGCATTCAGGCCACGCACTTTATTACCTTCCACCTGCATCCGCGAACCGTCCGGAATACCGTTGAGATATTTCCCGGTCAGCAGCCCCTGCGCCAGTGGCGTAAACGCAATACAGCCTGTGCCATTTTGCTCCAGCGTATCCAGCAAACCGCTCTTGTCTACCCAGCGGTTCAGCAGATTGTAGGACGGCTGATGGATAAGCAGCGGCACTTTCAGCTCGCGTAACAGTTCCGCCATGATCCGCGTACGTTCCGGCGAATAAGAAGAAATCCCGACATACAGCGCCTTACCGCTTTGCACCGCATAAGCCAGCGCCGCCGCCGTTTCTTCCATCGGCGTTTCTTCATCCACCCGGTGCGAATAGAAGATATCGACATAATCCAGCCCCATGCGTTGCAGGCTCTGATCCAGACTGGCGAGCAGATATTTGCGCGAGCCACCGGAACCGTAAGGCCCCGGCCACATGTCGTAACCGGCTTTGGTGGAGATGATCAGTTCATCGCGATACGGCGCAAAATCCTGCTTCAGCAAACGGCCAAAGTTTTCTTCCGCAGAGCCCGGAGGCGGCCCGTAGTTATTCGCCAGATCAAAATGAGTGATACCTAAATCGAAGGCTTTTTGCAGCAATGCCCGCTGAGATTCCAGCTGACTGACATGGCCGAAGCTATGCCACAGGCCGAGAGAAAGTGCAGGGAGTTTTAAACCGCTCTGACCGCAGCGACGGAATTGCATGGTTTCATAGCGGGAGGGTGAAGCCTGATAGGGCGTCATGATGTTTCCTTTTTCTGAGCGTAGGGTTTTGAAACACTGTTTCTATACTAACGCGGTGAAAAATAACGGCAACATCAGAAAGTGGGTTTTAGCTCCTCCCCCTGCGAAGGGGAAGGAGTACAAGCAAACCTTGCTCTTCTCGGGGAGAATCAGAAATCCCAGTCCTCGTCTTCGGTGTTGACGGCTTTGCCGATCACATAGGAAGAGCCGGATCCTGAGAAGAAATCATGGTTTTCATCGGCATTTGGCGACAATGCTGACAGGATAGCCGGATTGACGTCGGCCATGCTGGCCGGGAACAGGGCTTCGTAGCCGAGATTCATCAGCGCTTTGTTGGCGTTGTAGTGCAGGAATTTCTTCACGTCTTCGCTCCAGCCTACGCCGTCGTACAGTTCTTCGGTGTAGCGGATCTCGTTGTCGTACAAGTCCTGAATCAGATCAAATGCCTGCTCCTTGATCTGACGCTGGCGCTCTTCGCTTTCCAGCGCCAGCGCTTTCTGGAATTTATAGCCGATGTAGTAACCATGAACCGCTTCATCACGGATGATCAGACGGATCAAATCGGCGGTATTAGTCAGCCTGGCGCGGCTCGACCAGTACATCGGCAGGTAGAAGCCGGAGTAGAACAGGAACGATTCGAGGAACACGCTGGCGACTTTCTTCATCAGCGGATCTTCGCCGTCGTAATAGGACAAAATGATCGCGGCTTTATTTTGCAGCGCGACGTTTTCCTCACTCCAGCGGTAGGCTTCATCCACGTCAACGGTGGCGCAAAGCGTCGAGAAAATCGAGCTGTAAGAACGCGCATGGACCGCTTCCATAAAGCAGATATTCGAGTAAACCGCTTCTTCGTGTGGCGTTACCGCATCTTTCATCAGCGTGGGTGCGCCGACGACGTTTTGCACGGTATCCAGCAGCGTCAGGCCAGTAAATACGCGGATCGTCAGCTGTTTCTCTTGTGCGCTGAGCGTCGCCCAGGACGGAATATCGTTCGACAACGGCACCTTTTCCGGCAACCAGAAGTTCGACGTCAGGCGGTTCCACACTTCCAGATCTTTATCGTCCTGGATTTTGTTCCAGTTAATGGCTTTACTGACCGGCTGTTGCACTAACAATTGTTTTACTGCGCTCATCTTTTAAATCCTTTCAGTCGGTTACAGCGTGCAGGAAACGCAGCCCTG encodes the following:
- a CDS encoding ATP-binding protein, whose amino-acid sequence is MKFRLPFQVKLFLSLVVFSCVLLALLGAILFHIIDRQLHHDLGQRARVQASEIALMPGLAQKVKTRDIPGIAQLIQPLRDKSDASYIVIGDTRELHLYHSESPERIDLPMIGGDNAGVLAGKTIISVRQGGIGVSLRSKAPILDANNQVIGIVSVGYLTSYIDNINGRRLAQAGLYGLLLLLLLFIFSWMFTRNVKKQMFWLEPKAIALLVRQQKALLEAMYEGVFAVNAEKQLILINRAARELLDIRQPENELLGKPLAEVLHTPPAFFTQSGVSENNSQHDQITVLNQRQVIVNRVPIELEPGAESGWVFSFRDKNDINTLSSQLSQVKRYADNLRIMRHEQLNWTATLAGLLQMQRYDDAMHYIQAQSQGAQAVLDFVSARFTSPALCGLLLGKYVSAREKGVGLSFDPACQLTRIPATISETELMSVMGNLLDNAVDATLKALTPPAPVELYISDRNRELLIEVADQGSGVEDELKPHLFEQGVTSKPSSGQDATGAEHGIGLYLVAGYVRQAGGSIEISDNTPQGTIFSVFIPYPAEASTGQNHE
- a CDS encoding 2-hydroxycarboxylate transporter family protein, yielding MSTTDDSYIAVKETKTSGLSARQKWWHILDNYKIGIIPLPFFLLAGVLILLDCLNGKLPGDIVVMVATLAFFGFACGEFGKRLPVVGKLGAAAICATFIPSAMVHYGLLPDVVVDSTVKFYKSTNILYLYICCIIVGSIMSMNRQVLIQGFMRIFVPMLCGEVVGMIAGMAMGTVLGLPPMQTFFFLILPIMAGGVGEGAIPLSMGYATILHMEQGVALGRILPIVMLGGLTAIVLAGVLNQLGKRYPHLTGEGQLMPSKKGQMGSGTDEFEGNPGVNALACGALLAILLYMVGMLGQKWIGLPAPVGMLFAAVLVKLANGVSPTIQHGSMTVYKFFRTAVTYPVLFAVGVAITPWQELINAFTLQNLLVIVTTVMALVGTGFYVGKKIGMHPIDVAIVSCCQSGQGGTGDVAILTSGNRMTLMPFAQIATRIGGAINVSVGLFVLAKFFS
- a CDS encoding NlpC/P60 family protein, translated to MFRIKSLVSALLLLVTGLFSIQSFAFDMPKEFESMDSYKFFHGELFNEKGSPVTAVNAGNSENIKSALLAEYPRWKGTHYRWGGTTHKGVDCSALMQHLFRDSLQTRLPRTTFQQIRNGRKVSKNNLKPGDLVFFKTSPGDRHVGVYVGDHQFIHASKIEGVTISSLDNQYWVDHYETARRLTFIS
- the mgrA gene encoding L-glyceraldehyde 3-phosphate reductase, which translates into the protein MTPYQASPSRYETMQFRRCGQSGLKLPALSLGLWHSFGHVSQLESQRALLQKAFDLGITHFDLANNYGPPPGSAEENFGRLLKQDFAPYRDELIISTKAGYDMWPGPYGSGGSRKYLLASLDQSLQRMGLDYVDIFYSHRVDEETPMEETAAALAYAVQSGKALYVGISSYSPERTRIMAELLRELKVPLLIHQPSYNLLNRWVDKSGLLDTLEQNGTGCIAFTPLAQGLLTGKYLNGIPDGSRMQVEGNKVRGLNAKMLSEDNLNSLRLLNDMAQQRGQTMAQMALSWLLKDDRVTSVLIGASRPEQLDENVKALENLRFTAEELTAIDKHVADGQLNLWQASSDK
- the nrdF gene encoding class 1b ribonucleoside-diphosphate reductase subunit beta; its protein translation is MSAVKQLLVQQPVSKAINWNKIQDDKDLEVWNRLTSNFWLPEKVPLSNDIPSWATLSAQEKQLTIRVFTGLTLLDTVQNVVGAPTLMKDAVTPHEEAVYSNICFMEAVHARSYSSIFSTLCATVDVDEAYRWSEENVALQNKAAIILSYYDGEDPLMKKVASVFLESFLFYSGFYLPMYWSSRARLTNTADLIRLIIRDEAVHGYYIGYKFQKALALESEERQRQIKEQAFDLIQDLYDNEIRYTEELYDGVGWSEDVKKFLHYNANKALMNLGYEALFPASMADVNPAILSALSPNADENHDFFSGSGSSYVIGKAVNTEDEDWDF